The genomic window ATTTCACGGACAACGCGGTCGAGTACTTCCAGACCTTCAAGGCAATCGGCCGAAAGATGCTTGCCCAGGTGGACGGAAACCTTCGCACCACCGAGGAGTTCTACGACCGGCTCCAGGACAAAACACCCGCCGAGCAGGACCGGCTCCTCGCGCAATTGGAGAAGGGCCGCGCCGCCCTCACGGATGCCGAGCGCGCACTGTTCGACAAAGCCATGTGGCGTGGCCGTCCCAACACCCTTCTGGAACGCCTCGGCACGGACATTTCCGATGGAACGTTGCCTCAGGTCAGCTGGCTGGTGCCCTCGGCAGCCGATTCCGAGCACCCGGGCGCTTCCACTCCTGTGGGCAGCGCAAACTTTGTGTACCGCCTGCTGGACATCGTGGCCAGCAACCCGGACACCTGGGACAGCACGGCAATTTTCCTGAACTTCGACGAAAACGACGGCTACTTTGACCACGTCCCACCGCCCGTCCAGCCGCGACCGGCGTCGGGCGAGTCCACGGACTGGACCACCGCCCGGCCCATCGGATTGGGACCCCGCGTACCCATGACCGTGGTTTCGCCGTGGACCGTTGGCGGTTACGTCAGTTCTGAAATCTTCGACCACACCTCGGTGCTCCGCTTCCTGGAACGCTGGACCGGCGTTGCGGAACCGAATATCTCGCCCTGGCGCCGCGAGGTCTGCGGTGACCTGACCGGCGTTTTCAACTTCACGTCCCCGGGCACTCCTCCAGTTCTTGACCACCCAGCGGCAGTGCCTGCCAAGATCAGCCGCTGGCGCCCGAATCCCCCTTCCGAGCAGGTAGCCCCCGTCCAGGAAACGGGCAGCCGCCCGGCCCGCCCGCTCCCCTACCGGCCCCGGGTTTCGGCCACCGTCCAAACCGGAGCCCTGGCCCTGACACTGACCAACCAGGGAACCCGCTCCACCCACTTCACGGTGTACGGCCACGCCGGCGAGGTCACAGAACCCCGGCACGTGGACGTGCTCGGAAGCCAGAAGGTGGAACTCCCCGTCACCGCCGGCGCGTTCGACGTCGTCGTCACCGGCCCCAACCGGTACCAGTACGAACTGAAAGGCACGACGGCGGGCGCCGCGTCCGGCGTCGACGTCACCGTGACCGGTCGCCGCGGCAGGAAAGCCGTGGAACTGGAGCTGGGCAACAACGGGACGGTGCCGGTGACCGTGAAGGTGGAATCCCTTCAGTACGCCGAGGACCACCAGACCGTGAAGCTCAAGCCCGGACAATCCAGGAAGATTGGCTGGGACACCGTGGAGGGTTGGTACGACCTTCAGCTCACCTCGGCCGATGACGCCTCGTTCAGGAGGCGCCTGACCGGGCGTGAGGAAGACGGCCGGGACGGCATCTCAGGCTAGGGGCTCCAACCGCTCCGGCCCTTGTTCGCCGCGCAAACCGCGCATTTTGCCCCCCGGGTGGGGCTGGCGGACAGGGGCCGGATGCAGGGCTAGGCTACGGGCTTTCGCGTCCGCGAGGGATGATATGCCACAGCCCAATAGACCAGCATGGCAATTCCGCACACCACACCCAGGCTGGAAATCATGAGCTGCCATCGGGTCTGCGGGTCCTTGCCCCACTCGGCAGCGCCCGCCCATACGGCAAGATTCTTGGGCGTCATGAAGAAAGCCACCGTGGAGCACGCCACGATCACCCATCCGGCGGTGCGCATCCGGCCCGATCGTGACGGTACCCGGTGCATGGCGAAAGCCATGCTGGGCAGGGCGACAGCAACCCAGACCCAGTGGTGGGACCAGGAGACAGGGCTGATCAGGAGCATCAAAATGGCGGTTGCCGATACTGCAATGAAGTTCTCCTCAGCGTCCACCGCCCACTTGATGATGAGGCCGGCAAGGACCACCAGCCCGAGGGACAGGACCATCCACACCACGTTGGTGAGGGTAGAGTCCGGCATTCCAAAGTGCAGCAGGAGTCCCTTGACCGAAAGGTTGTCAACGTACGCCGGTCCGCCAATACGGCCGGTGTCGGGCAGGATCTTCGTCCAGAAGTCCACGGAGGCCTGGGGCAGCACAGCCCAGGCGAGGGCGATGGAGCCAAAGAAACCCGCAGCCATCCACCCCAGCGCCTTGAAGTCGCGGCGCACCAGGAAATACAGGCCAAAGGCCAAAGGAGTCAGCTTCACCCCTGCCGCCAAGCCAATCAACAAGCCTGCGGGCCACCGGATTTCACCTGCGCGGACCTTGCCGTGGAGGGCGAAATCAGCCAGGATCACGCCCATCAGGATGATATTGATCTGCCCGAAGACAAAAGTATCCCGCCAAGGTCCCAACAGCAGGATGGCACCTGCCCCCACCAAAGCCGTGGTCCGGAAGCGGTAGTCGGCAAACGCCTCACGCCAGGTCTTCAAGCCGAAATAGTGCCGCGCCAGCCAGGCGGCAACCACAGCGGCGCCCACCAAGGCAGCAAGGATGAACACCATGCTGCCCCCAAAGAAGCCCATTGCCGCCAACACCGTAAAGAGCAACGCTGCGAACGGCGGATAGGTGAACGGCAGCCCCTCCCGGAACGCGTAAAGGTCGCCGCCTTCCAGGACCTTGCCACCGCCGTAAAAGTAGACCTCGAAGTCATTCAGCGCAGGCTCGTAGTCCGTATAGAGGAACCACACAGCCACGGCGAGGGTCAGGGCACCGGCCACAGTGAGGATCCAGCCCCGCTGCGTGGTGGAAGCCACCGTTTGTGAAGGAGAAGCCACAGTGTCAGCCGTTGCTGATCTTGGCAAAGGCCTGTTCAAGGTCAGCGATCAGGTCCTCGGCTTCCTCGATCCCGCAGGACAGGCGCAGGAGATTGACGGGTACGGCCAACTCGGTGCCCTTCACCGAGGCGTGGGTCATCTCCGACGGGTAGTTCATCAGGGACTCGATGCCGCCCAGGGACTCGGCCAGCGTGAATACCGAGGTTGATTCGGCCACCGTGCGTGCCGCTGCCTCGCCGCCCTTGAACTGCACGGAGACCATGCCGCCGAACTTCTTCATCTGCTTGGCAGCGAGCTCGTGGCCGGGGTGGTCAGGCAGTCCCGGGTAGAGCACTGCTTCCACCTCGGGGCGCTGCAGCAGCCACTCGGCCACTGCCTGGCCGTTATCGCTGTGGCGGTCCATGCGAACGCCCAAAGTCTTCAGCCCACGGGTGGTGAGAAACGCATCCATGGGACCCGAGACCGCGCCCACGGCGAACTGGATAAAACCGATCTTCTCCGCGAGCCCGGCGTCCTTGACCACAACGGCACCGCCCACCACGTCGGAGTGGCCGCCGATGTACTTCGTGGTGGAGTGGACCACCACGTCGGCACCCAGGGCGAGCGGGGTCTGCAAGTAGGGAGATGCGAAGGTGTTGTCCACCACCAGGAGGGCACCGGCGTCGTGCGCTACAGCGGCGAGCGCTTCAATGTCGGTGATCTTCATCATGGGGTTGGACGGCGTCTCCACCCAGACGATCCTGGTGTTGTTGGCAGCAACGGCGGCCGCGACGGCGTCGAGATCCGACATGTCCACCGGGGTGTTGCCGATGCCCCAGTCACCCAGGACCCGGTTAATGAGGCGGTACGTGCCCCCGTAGGCGTCGTTGCCCAGGACGATGTGGTCTCCAGGGCGCGCCACGGCACGGATCAATGAGTCCTCGGCCGCCAGGCCGGAGCCGAACGAGAACGCGGCCGTGCCACCTTCCAACGCGGCAAGCTGCTCCTGCAGGGCATCGCGGGTCGGGTTCCCGCCGCGGCCGTACTCGTAACCGGAACGCAAGTTGCCGATCCCGTCCTGGGCATAAGTGGAACTGAAGTGCAGCGGAGGCACCACAGCACCGGTCCTGGGCTCGAAGGCCTGTCCGGCGTGGACGGCGCGCGTGTTGAACCCGGTGTTGTTGGTGGCAGACATGGAAGCTCCTCGTGGTTCGTGGGACGGATGGTTCACGGCGCCGGCTGGGACCGGACGCCTTGGCGTGGGTTGCGCCTAGTTGCTCAGGTAGGCCAGGAGGTCATGGCGGGTCAGGATGCCCACCGGGGCACCCGCGAACGTCACCATGACGGTATCGACGTCGGACAGCAGCTCGCGCGCGGCCGAAATGGTTTCCAGGGAGCCGATCACCGGAAGGCGTGCACCCATGTGTTCGGAGATCTTGTCCATCAGCTTCGCTTCGCCGCGGAACAGTTTGCTGGTGAGGCTGCGTTCATCCACGGCCCCCAAGACCTCACCCATGACCACCGGCGGTTCCTGTGACAGGACCGGGATGTGGGAGACGCCGAACTCGTTCATGATGTTGATGACGTCACGGACGGACTCGTTGGGGTGGATGTGGACGAGGTCGGGCATTTCGCCCGTCTTGGACTTGAGGACCTCCCCCACCGAGGACTCTTCCCCGCCGGAGAGGAAGCCGTAGGAGCGCATCCACTGGTCGTTGAAGATCTTGGCCAGGTAGCCGCGGCCGGAATCCGGCAGGATCACCACTACAACAGCGGACTCGTCCAGGTCCTTGGCGGCCTGCAGTGCTGCTACGACGGCCATGCCGGAGGAACCGCCAACCAACAGGCCCTCTTCCCGGGCAAGGCGGCGGGTCATGGAGAACGAGTCGGCATCGGAAACTGCGATCACATCGTCCGCAACGGAGGGATCGTAGTTGGCGGGCCACATGTCCTCGCCCACGCCCTCAACGAAGTAGGGCCGGCCGGTGCCGCCGGAGTAGACCGAACCTTCCGGATCCGCGCCGATGATCCTGACCGGGCCGCCGTCGGACTCCGCACGGTCAGCGGAGACTTCCTTGAGGTAGCGGCCAGTGCCGGTGATGGTGCCGCCGGTTCCGGCGCCGATGACCACGTGCGTGACCCGGCCGTCAGTGTCCTGCCAAATTTCCGGGCCCGTGGACTCGTAGTGGCTGCCGGGGGCGGCGGGGTTGGAGAATTGGTCAGGTTTGAAAGCCCCGGGGATTTCGCTGACCAGGCGGTCTGAAACGCCGTAGTAGCTTTGCGGGCTGTCCGGAGCCACTGCCGTGGGCGTCACCACGACCTCGGCGCCATACGCCTGCAGGACGGCGCGTTTGTCCTCGCCCACCTTGTCAGGCACCACGAAAATGCACTTATAGCCTTTTTGCTGGGCTACCAGCGCCAAGCCCACTCCAGTGTTTCCCGACGTCGGCTCAACTATGGTTCCGCCCGGCTGCAGCCGGCCGTCCTTTTCCGCATCCTCGATCATCTTCACGGCGATCCGGTCCTTGATGGATCCGCCGGGATTGACGTACTCGAGCTTCACCAGGACGGTGGCTTTGATGCCCTCCGTAACGTGGTTGAGTTTGATGAGGGGCGTATTGCCGATGAGGTCCAACACGGACTGGGCGTACTTCATAAGTACAAAGTTACCGCCTGCCCGGTGCCCGGCTTGCTTTCGCCCCGTTGGCTAGGTGCCTGCGGACGTGTCGGTCTGCCACACACCCAGGACATTGCCCTCAGTGTCCTTGAAGTAGGCATACCAGCCCATGGTGGGCACCGCGTCCTTGGCTTGGACCACGGTGCCGCCGGCTGATTCCACGTGTGCCAGCGCTGCATCGATGTCCTCAACGTCGATGGTCAGGATCGGGGTCTTAAGCGCGTCCGTCCGGGGAAAGAGTGCCCCGTTGATGGCCCCCGGCTCCGTTGGCGTACCTGTTTGTTCATCGGAGGGTGCCGTAATGGCGATCGTGTAATCCATCCCTTGCATGGGGCTCAGGTTCCAGCCGAAGGCACTTTGGTAGAAGGTGTTTGCCCGGTCTGTGTTGTCCGTAGGAATCTCGAAGTGCACTATAGCGGCCATGGTTCGCGCTCCTTGTACCTGGTTTTTCATGGCGTATGGCGCGGCCCACCCACGCCACACCAGGGAGTCTAGACCCGGGCGGCTGCCTGCCGTAAGGGGTCCGGACAGCAGATTGTCAGCCGGACGTGGGACCATAAAAACATGACCATCGCAGACGCCCCGCCCGTTGTTGCGGCCGCGGCGGACGCGGCCGTCAGGTGGCATCCGGGCGGCGCCTTCCGCTTGGACCAGACCATGTTTCCGCTCATGCGGGGCAACGGGGACCCGTCCTTCGCCGCGCAATCCAACGGCTTCTGGATGGCGTTCACCGCGGATTCCGGGCCGGTCTCGCTGAGGTTGTCGGCAAGCGGATTGGGCGACGAATGCTTCGTGGACGCCCAAGCGTGGGGCCCTGGGGCCGGCGACGCCATTGCGGGGGTGCCCAGGCTTTTGGGCGCCCACGACGATTGGTCTCCGTTTGATGAGCCCGCTTTCCACGCCACGCTCCCCCGCCTGGTCACAGAAGCACGACGCCGGAACCTGGCTTTGCGGCTGCCCTCCACCGGGCGCATGGTTGACTCCCTGGTGCCCACCATTCTGGAGCAAAAGGTCACCACGCTGGAGGCACGTCGTGGATACCGGTACCTGATGCACCGGTACGGAACCCCTGCCCCCGGCAAGGCTCCCGCGGGGTTGCTGGTGCCTCCCACTGCCCGGCAGTGGCTGGCAGTTCCGTCATGGGAGTGGCACAAGGCCGGGGTTGGGCCACAGCGTTCGGCCACGGTGATGCGGGCGCTGCAGTCCGCCGTCGCGCTTGAACGGCTGGCAGGCCTTGATCCGGCGCAGGCGAGCGCCGGGATGCAGACGATTCCAGGGATCGGCATCTGGACGGCGTCGGAGGTAGTCCAGCGGACACACGGCTGCCCGGATTCGATTTCCGTGGGTGACTACCACTTGGCCTCTTACGTGGGCTACGCACTGACAGGTCGGAAGACCGACGACGCGGGCATGTTGGAACTCCTGGAGCCCTGGCGCGGACAGAGGCAGAGGCTGGTCCGCATGCTGTACCTCAGTGGTTTCCGCAAACCCACCTTCGGGCCACGGATGACGGTTCAGGATCACCGGCGCCACTAAAAGCGTTGCTTAGAGGTGCAGGCGGGATACCGCTTCCTGACGCATGTCCACCTTCCGGACCTTGCCGGAGACTGTCATGGGAAAGCTTTCACGCACATCCACGTAGCGGGGGATCTTGTAATGGGCCAGTTTCCCCCGGCAGTACGCGGCCAGGTCCTCGGGCGTGAGTGGGGCAGCCCCGGGTTTGAGGATGATGCATGCCATGAGTTCCTCGCCGTACTTTGCGTCAGGCACCCCAATCACCTGCACATCCTGGATATCCGGGTGCAGATACAGGAATTCCTCGATCTCCCGTGGGTAGATGTTCTCCCC from Arthrobacter sp. StoSoilB20 includes these protein-coding regions:
- a CDS encoding phospholipase C, phosphocholine-specific; the protein is MVNRSTDASGLSRRGFLGTAAAATALAATGSLLPPSVQAAMAKPTPPGSLQSIKHVIILMQENRSFDHYFGSLRGVRGYGDQAVTRLRSGKSMFEQPRATGGDVLPFSLRKAAELAGRPGTDIQYLGDLDHSFNGTTTAWNNGWCDQWVPAKSASTMTFYERQDIPLQYELADTFTICDAYHCSVNGSTNPNRNFLWSGTTGTEPGSSKRAVTNAAYGYDHGGYDWTTYPERLEQQGVGWKIYQDWDNFTDNAVEYFQTFKAIGRKMLAQVDGNLRTTEEFYDRLQDKTPAEQDRLLAQLEKGRAALTDAERALFDKAMWRGRPNTLLERLGTDISDGTLPQVSWLVPSAADSEHPGASTPVGSANFVYRLLDIVASNPDTWDSTAIFLNFDENDGYFDHVPPPVQPRPASGESTDWTTARPIGLGPRVPMTVVSPWTVGGYVSSEIFDHTSVLRFLERWTGVAEPNISPWRREVCGDLTGVFNFTSPGTPPVLDHPAAVPAKISRWRPNPPSEQVAPVQETGSRPARPLPYRPRVSATVQTGALALTLTNQGTRSTHFTVYGHAGEVTEPRHVDVLGSQKVELPVTAGAFDVVVTGPNRYQYELKGTTAGAASGVDVTVTGRRGRKAVELELGNNGTVPVTVKVESLQYAEDHQTVKLKPGQSRKIGWDTVEGWYDLQLTSADDASFRRRLTGREEDGRDGISG
- a CDS encoding glycosyltransferase 87 family protein, translated to MASPSQTVASTTQRGWILTVAGALTLAVAVWFLYTDYEPALNDFEVYFYGGGKVLEGGDLYAFREGLPFTYPPFAALLFTVLAAMGFFGGSMVFILAALVGAAVVAAWLARHYFGLKTWREAFADYRFRTTALVGAGAILLLGPWRDTFVFGQINIILMGVILADFALHGKVRAGEIRWPAGLLIGLAAGVKLTPLAFGLYFLVRRDFKALGWMAAGFFGSIALAWAVLPQASVDFWTKILPDTGRIGGPAYVDNLSVKGLLLHFGMPDSTLTNVVWMVLSLGLVVLAGLIIKWAVDAEENFIAVSATAILMLLISPVSWSHHWVWVAVALPSMAFAMHRVPSRSGRMRTAGWVIVACSTVAFFMTPKNLAVWAGAAEWGKDPQTRWQLMISSLGVVCGIAMLVYWAVAYHPSRTRKPVA
- a CDS encoding cystathionine gamma-synthase; the encoded protein is MSATNNTGFNTRAVHAGQAFEPRTGAVVPPLHFSSTYAQDGIGNLRSGYEYGRGGNPTRDALQEQLAALEGGTAAFSFGSGLAAEDSLIRAVARPGDHIVLGNDAYGGTYRLINRVLGDWGIGNTPVDMSDLDAVAAAVAANNTRIVWVETPSNPMMKITDIEALAAVAHDAGALLVVDNTFASPYLQTPLALGADVVVHSTTKYIGGHSDVVGGAVVVKDAGLAEKIGFIQFAVGAVSGPMDAFLTTRGLKTLGVRMDRHSDNGQAVAEWLLQRPEVEAVLYPGLPDHPGHELAAKQMKKFGGMVSVQFKGGEAAARTVAESTSVFTLAESLGGIESLMNYPSEMTHASVKGTELAVPVNLLRLSCGIEEAEDLIADLEQAFAKISNG
- a CDS encoding cystathionine beta-synthase; its protein translation is MKYAQSVLDLIGNTPLIKLNHVTEGIKATVLVKLEYVNPGGSIKDRIAVKMIEDAEKDGRLQPGGTIVEPTSGNTGVGLALVAQQKGYKCIFVVPDKVGEDKRAVLQAYGAEVVVTPTAVAPDSPQSYYGVSDRLVSEIPGAFKPDQFSNPAAPGSHYESTGPEIWQDTDGRVTHVVIGAGTGGTITGTGRYLKEVSADRAESDGGPVRIIGADPEGSVYSGGTGRPYFVEGVGEDMWPANYDPSVADDVIAVSDADSFSMTRRLAREEGLLVGGSSGMAVVAALQAAKDLDESAVVVVILPDSGRGYLAKIFNDQWMRSYGFLSGGEESSVGEVLKSKTGEMPDLVHIHPNESVRDVINIMNEFGVSHIPVLSQEPPVVMGEVLGAVDERSLTSKLFRGEAKLMDKISEHMGARLPVIGSLETISAARELLSDVDTVMVTFAGAPVGILTRHDLLAYLSN
- a CDS encoding VOC family protein, with the protein product MAAIVHFEIPTDNTDRANTFYQSAFGWNLSPMQGMDYTIAITAPSDEQTGTPTEPGAINGALFPRTDALKTPILTIDVEDIDAALAHVESAGGTVVQAKDAVPTMGWYAYFKDTEGNVLGVWQTDTSAGT
- a CDS encoding 3-methyladenine DNA glycosylase, which gives rise to MTIADAPPVVAAAADAAVRWHPGGAFRLDQTMFPLMRGNGDPSFAAQSNGFWMAFTADSGPVSLRLSASGLGDECFVDAQAWGPGAGDAIAGVPRLLGAHDDWSPFDEPAFHATLPRLVTEARRRNLALRLPSTGRMVDSLVPTILEQKVTTLEARRGYRYLMHRYGTPAPGKAPAGLLVPPTARQWLAVPSWEWHKAGVGPQRSATVMRALQSAVALERLAGLDPAQASAGMQTIPGIGIWTASEVVQRTHGCPDSISVGDYHLASYVGYALTGRKTDDAGMLELLEPWRGQRQRLVRMLYLSGFRKPTFGPRMTVQDHRRH